In Pelmatolapia mariae isolate MD_Pm_ZW linkage group LG8, Pm_UMD_F_2, whole genome shotgun sequence, one genomic interval encodes:
- the LOC134633395 gene encoding G-protein coupled estrogen receptor 1-like, translating to MNMTMHVDYKVIADNNFSAHPNDTQAVVSNCLEAASDNYYFISLILSSLYTIVLFPVGLVGNILIIVVNLNHRGRMTPPDRYFVNLAMADLFLVADSLIEVFNLKKGYYDKAGLCTFMNLFQQANMYSSVFFLTWMSLDRFVALTNSIGRSIPRARLSCCLIWTSSSLLTLLPFAVAQVQHAGELHFCFANVTQIQWLEVMLGFLLPFCILGVCYWRIARVLKCSHWELNSTLQRPRRQKALRLISAAVVVFFLCWLPENMFISVHLVRGDTNGGTLWQDYPLTGHAVRLAAFSNSCLNPLIYSFLGEAFRKKLRLFLQDKSRWSKLNRTPSGKPINEPGAKDDSTSNSSHSNCDIPLPTDVPPLNKL from the coding sequence ATGAACATGACCATGCATGTGGACTACAAAGTCATTGCTGACAATAACTTCAGTGCACATCCAAATGACACACAGGCAGTCGTCTCCAATTGTCTGGAGgcagcttcagataattattattttatcagcCTCATCCTCTCCAGCCTCTACACCATAGTCCTGTTTCCTGTCGGTCTCGTTGGGAATATCCTTATTATAGTGGTCAACCTTAACCACAGGGGCCGCATGACACCTCCAGATCGCTACTTCGTGAATTTGGCCATGGCTGACCTCTTTCTGGTAGCTGACTCTCTGATTGAGGTGTTTAATCTTAAGAAGGGCTACTACGACAAGGCCGGCCTCTGCACTTTCATGAACCTCTTCCAACAGGCCAACATGTACAGCAGCGTCTTCTTTCTGACCTGGATGAGCCTCGACCGCTTTGTTGCACTGACCAATTCCATTGGTCGCAGCATACCACGCGCACGCCTCAGCTGCTGCCTCATCTGGACGTCTTCGTCCCTGCTAACCTTGCTGCCTTTCGCTGTAGCTCAAGTGCAACACGCCGGAGAGCTCCATTTCTGCTTCGCCAACGTGACTCAGATTCAGTGGCTGGAGGTGATGCTGGGATTCTTGCTACCCTTCTGCATCCTGGGGGTGTGCTACTGGAGGATAGCACGGGTGCTCAAGTGCAGCCACTGGGAGCTAAACAGCACCCTGCAGAGGCCTCGCAGGCAGAAAGCCCTGCGACTCATCTCAGCCGCTGTGGTCGTCTTCTTCCTCTGCTGGCTGCCAGAGAACATGTTTATAAGTGTGCACCTCGTGAGGGGCGACACGAACGGGGGCACGCTGTGGCAGGATTACCCCTTGACGGGTCACGCCGTCAGGCTGGCGGCTTTCTCCAACAGCTGCCTGAATCCTCTCATCTACAGCTTCCTCGGGGAGGCCTTTAGGAAAAAGCTGAGGCTTTTTCTCCAGGATAAAAGCCGATGGTCCAAGCTGAACAGGACCCCCTCGGGAAAACCCATCAACGAACCAGGAGCAAAGGACGACAGTACGAGCAACTCATCACATTCAAACTGTGACATCCCCTTGCCAACTGATGTACCCCCCTTGAATAAActgtaa
- the lg8h8orf33 gene encoding UPF0488 protein C8orf33 homolog isoform X2 has protein sequence MADQRLLYIDIKAESNSSTPAASEKPLWTRSNNVFRFNFFPDSSPATSEKTPASDRTEPTSQISFTEQSSAFAFNFQIPPAEDMDTTDTPNTSQGDRQRVPEEKPPLSQEVESPPEQSEQSKTKKKKKKSGKKNPSSIEPLQKPAEESEGAAEELSQEEQLKRELDWCIEQLELGLKSQKGTPKQNDEASRALKTLRSSKAPLPKKRQVMRAVTGDYRKKMEEEKSKQFRLIQSEIASAQVKLVSESPKKSVFHRRAEVKTQTSLAEEKLQRTEAHCAELTPQTQEATPVFVLIPSKEEFHFNFL, from the exons ATGGCCGACCAGAGGCTGTTGTACATCG ATATCAAAGCTGAATCGAACAGCTCCACACCTGCTGCATCCGAGAAGCCCCTCTGGACTCGCAGCAATAACGTCTTCAGGTTTAACTTCTTCCCTGACAGTTCTCCAGCAACTTCAGAGAAAACACCTGCATCAGACAGGACTGAGCCAACGAGCCAGATTTCCTTCACCGAACAAAGCTCTGCTTTTGCCTTCAACTTTCAAATCCCTCCTGCAGAAGACATGGACACAACAGACACTCCAAATACTTCTCAAGGTGACCGACAGCGCGTCCCAGAGGAGAAGCCTCCCCTTTCGCAGGAGGTTGAGTCTCCACCTGAACAATCTGAGcaatcaaaaacaaagaagaagaaaaagaagtcaGGGAAGAAAAACCCCTCCAGTATTGAGCCACTGCAGAAGCCAGCTGAGGAGAGTGAAGGTGCTGCAGAGGAGCTG AGTCAAGAAGAGCAGCTGAAAAGGGAGCTGGACTGGTGCATCGAGCAGCTGGAGCTGGGCCTGAAGTCCCAGAAGGGCACACCGAAGCAGA ATGACGAGGCGTCTCGTGCTCTGAAGACTCTGCGCAGCTCCAAAGCTCCTCTGCCCAAGAAGAGGCAGGTGATGAGAGCTGTAACTGGAGATTACAGAAAGAAGATGGAAGAGGAGAAGAGCAAGCAATTCAGACTCATTCAGAGCG AAATCGCATCAGCCCAGGTCAAACTTGTGTCAGAGTCCCCAAAGAAGTCTGTTTTCCACCGGAGAGCTGAAGTCAAAACTCAGACATCACTCGCCGAGGAGAAGCTGCAGCGCACTGAAGCTCACTGTGCAGAGCTGACGCCACAGACTCAAGAGGCGACGCCGGTTTTTGTTCTTATCCCATCGAAGGAGGAGTTTCATTTCAATTTTCTCTGA
- the LOC134632670 gene encoding ubiquinol-cytochrome-c reductase complex assembly factor 4 translates to MSTAAVFARLTRVALSRGTFIHSGAATVRLQSVRSLALSSQLSCKSKQSADDEEVKSEPIKFSTSKASHRTWRVDRSMGSQYERPLWKVVPISLFATAFLLWCTFRDETDIDAALEKQLHEHVPSVLSNEEDTAKK, encoded by the exons ATGTCTACAGCAGCAGTCTTTGCCCGTCTGACACGAGTGGCTTTGAGTCGAGGCACATTTATTCATAGCGGTGCAGCGACCGTGAG ACTTCAGAGTGTCCGGTCTCTAGCTCTGAGCTCTCAGCTGTCGTGCAAGTCCAAACAATCTGCTGATGATGAGGAGGTGAAGAGCGAGCCCATTAAGTTCTCAACCAGCAAAgccagccacaggacctggagaGTCGACCGCTCAATGGGGAGCCAGTACGAGCGTCCTTTGTGGAAAGTTGTGCCCATCAGCCTGTTTGCCACCGCCTTCCTGTTGTGGTGCACTTTCAGGGATGAGACGGACATTGACGCAGCTCTGGAGAAGCAGCTGCATGAGCATGTACCCAGCGTGCTTTCAAATGAAGAGGATACAGCTAAAAAATAA
- the LOC134632674 gene encoding uncharacterized protein C7orf50 homolog isoform X2 yields MAKDKSLKSKPHKRKDLGPSDDSTEIMDTEVNTKRKKMDADEAPAHMSQLTNTTDDKKRKKNKKSKKQQVNQAAEQAEVLDPPSCPEGTAEAEGLEDLSPEEKRVLERKLKKIRKKEEKKRLKAEGVTLEQTKPSGPSAQQQALDYLKCWAENRSQWKFQKTRQTWLLQHLFDSEKIPDDTFSVLLQYLEGLRGSGKDTTVQKALSLVEESGKAPEDTVVQQRAHRAREVIQLLS; encoded by the exons ATGGCCAAGGACAAATCGTTGAAATCAAAACCTCATAAGAGGAAGGATCTGGGTCCATCTGATGACAGTACAGAAATAATGGACACTGAAGTAAATACGAAGAGGAAAAAGATGGATGCAGAT gAGGCTCCTGCTCACATGTCTCAGCTAACAAACACAACAGATGATAAAAAACggaaaaagaacaagaagagTAAAAAGCAACAAGTGAACCAAGCCGCAGAGCAAGCAGAG GTTCTTGATCCACCCAGCTGTCCTGAGGGGACAGCTGAGGCAGAGGGGCTCGAGGACTTGAGTCCTGAGGAGAAGAGGGTCCTGGAGAGGAAGCTGAAGAAGATTCGGaaaaaggaggagaagaaaaggCTCAAAGCGGAGGGAGTGACTTTGGAGCAAACAAAACCATCTGGACCCAGTGCACAACAGCAGGCCTTAGACTACCTCAAGTG CTGGGCTGAAAACCGTTCACAGTGGAAGTTCCAGAAGACGAGGCAGACGTGGTTACTGCAGCACCTCTTTGATTCTGAAAAG ATTCCAGACGACACGTTTTCGGTGCTGCTTCAGTACCTGGAGGGGCTTCGTGGAAGTGGGAAGGACACAACCGTGCAGAAGGCCTTATCCCTGGTGGAGGAATCTGGAAAAGCACCAGAAGACACAGTCGTCCAGCAGAGGGCACACAGAGCCAGAGAAGTTATCCAGCTATTATCCTGA
- the h3f3d gene encoding H3 histone, family 3D, producing the protein MARTKQTARKSTGGKAPRKQLATKAARKSAPSTGGVKKPHRYRPGTVALREIRRYQKSTELLIRKLPFQRLVREIAQDFKTDLRFQSAAIGALQEASEAYLVGLFEDTNLCAIHAKRVTIMPKDIQLARRIRGERA; encoded by the exons ATGGCTCGTACAAAGCAGACCGCTCGTAAATCCACAGGAGGAAAGGCGCCTAGGAAGCAGCTGGCCACCAAAGCAGCCAGGAAAAGCGCGCCATCTACTGGTGGAGTGAAGAAACCCCACAGATACAG GCCCGGTACTGTTGCTCTGCGTGAGATCCGTCGGTACCAGAAGTCCACTGAGCTGCTCATCAGGAAGCTGCCTTTCCAGCGTCTGGTCAGGGAAATCGCTCAAGACTTCAAGACGGATCTGCGTTTCCAGAGTGCAGCCATTGGTGCTCTCCAG GAAGCCAGCGAGGCCTACTTGGTCGGCCTGTTTGAGGACACCAACCTGTGCGCCATTCACGCAAAGAGGGTCACCATCATGCCCAAGGACATTCAGCTGGCCAGGCGAATTAGAGGAGAGAGAGCATAA
- the LOC134632674 gene encoding uncharacterized protein C7orf50 homolog isoform X1, producing the protein MAKDKSLKSKPHKRKDLGPSDDSTEIMDTEVNTKRKKMDADQEAPAHMSQLTNTTDDKKRKKNKKSKKQQVNQAAEQAEVLDPPSCPEGTAEAEGLEDLSPEEKRVLERKLKKIRKKEEKKRLKAEGVTLEQTKPSGPSAQQQALDYLKCWAENRSQWKFQKTRQTWLLQHLFDSEKIPDDTFSVLLQYLEGLRGSGKDTTVQKALSLVEESGKAPEDTVVQQRAHRAREVIQLLS; encoded by the exons ATGGCCAAGGACAAATCGTTGAAATCAAAACCTCATAAGAGGAAGGATCTGGGTCCATCTGATGACAGTACAGAAATAATGGACACTGAAGTAAATACGAAGAGGAAAAAGATGGATGCAGAT caggAGGCTCCTGCTCACATGTCTCAGCTAACAAACACAACAGATGATAAAAAACggaaaaagaacaagaagagTAAAAAGCAACAAGTGAACCAAGCCGCAGAGCAAGCAGAG GTTCTTGATCCACCCAGCTGTCCTGAGGGGACAGCTGAGGCAGAGGGGCTCGAGGACTTGAGTCCTGAGGAGAAGAGGGTCCTGGAGAGGAAGCTGAAGAAGATTCGGaaaaaggaggagaagaaaaggCTCAAAGCGGAGGGAGTGACTTTGGAGCAAACAAAACCATCTGGACCCAGTGCACAACAGCAGGCCTTAGACTACCTCAAGTG CTGGGCTGAAAACCGTTCACAGTGGAAGTTCCAGAAGACGAGGCAGACGTGGTTACTGCAGCACCTCTTTGATTCTGAAAAG ATTCCAGACGACACGTTTTCGGTGCTGCTTCAGTACCTGGAGGGGCTTCGTGGAAGTGGGAAGGACACAACCGTGCAGAAGGCCTTATCCCTGGTGGAGGAATCTGGAAAAGCACCAGAAGACACAGTCGTCCAGCAGAGGGCACACAGAGCCAGAGAAGTTATCCAGCTATTATCCTGA
- the LOC134633333 gene encoding uncharacterized protein LOC134633333, whose amino-acid sequence MSDYSTGSPTTPTSPRPQFSISSAITESSVNTTESSVNITESSVNITESSVKTTKNFDLSEIAANDLISNANYVYSLLATFGLLAGCFLLYSFIQTYRAHKRLAWLGCLLWVFCGFQLLLLLLSLHTVAHRPDYLNTTALGCATLSFTINIASLCGLLVLVLMASVVTFDPPSNHLLRKSRVCAALVGITSVLISLVLAGIRGPRGDLQKEGNCLMDPTTDGVSYAVARLCLVFLIPYILQLGLLIGGCVRQRESNGRFLSGSEEGPVFLAVTGFTLICQLFYSVALLRGALINSEGQLTFHQKAFLSVSEFVLFSGSSVSLLLVLFMHRPCRESLCGVIRRLRDCCRRPGPQPNRNIIAPHIEITDTLEDIES is encoded by the exons ATG TCTGATTACAGCACAGGCTCGCCTACCACTCCGACGAGCCCCAGACCTCAATTTTCCATCTCTTCTGCCATCACAGAGAGCAGCGTCAACACCACAGAGAGCAGCGTCAACATCACAGAGAGCAGCGTCAACATCACAGAGAGCAGCGTCAAGACCACGAAAAACTTTGATTTAAGCGAGATTGCAGCCAATGACTTAATCAGCAATGCAAACTACGTCTACAGTTTGCTTGCTACCTTCGGTCTCTTAGCAGGCTGCTTCCTGCTTTACAGTTTCATTCAGACTTATCGCGCCCACAAGAGGCTGGCTTGGCTCGGCTGCCTCCTCTGGGTGTTTTGTGGCTtccagctgctgctcctgctcctctcTTTGCACACGGTGGCCCACAGACCTGACTACCTAAACACCACAGCTTTAGGCTGTGCCACACTCTCCTTTACCATCAACATAGCCTCTCTGTGTGGCCTGCTGGTCTTAGTGCTCATGGCATCCGTCGTCACCTTTGATCCTCCATCCAATCACCTGCTGAGAAAGTCTCGCGTCTGTGCGGCACTAGTGGGCATCACTTCTGTACTCATTTCTCTGGTGCTGGCTGGCATTCGTGGACCCAGAGGAGATTTGCAGAAAGAGGGCAACTGTCTGATGGATCCCACCACAGATGGTGTTTCATACGCAGTTGCTAGGCTGTGTTTGGTCTTCCTGATTCCCTACATCCTCCAACTGGGACTTCTGATAGGTGGCTGCGTCCGCCAGAGGGAGTCGAATGGACGTTTCCTCTCCGGATCTGAGGAAGGCCCTGTGTTCCTGGCAGTCACCGGTTTTACGCTCATCTGCCAGCTCTTCTACAGCGTGGCGCTGCTTAGAGGGGCTCTGATTAATAGTGAGGGACAGCTGACGTTCCACCAGAAAGCATTTTTGAGTGTGTCTGAGTTTGTGCTGTTCTCAGGGAGCAGCGTGAGCCTGCTGCTCGTCCTGTTCATGCACAGGCCGTGTCGGGAAAGCCTCTGTGGAGTGATCAGGCGGCTGCGGGACTGCTGCCGACGTCCAGGGCCACAGCCTAACAGGAACATCATAGCTCCGCACATTGAGATCACAGACACTCTGGAGGACATCGAGTCTTAA
- the lg8h8orf33 gene encoding UPF0488 protein C8orf33 homolog isoform X1, protein MCSTCYYWTEHIKAESNSSTPAASEKPLWTRSNNVFRFNFFPDSSPATSEKTPASDRTEPTSQISFTEQSSAFAFNFQIPPAEDMDTTDTPNTSQGDRQRVPEEKPPLSQEVESPPEQSEQSKTKKKKKKSGKKNPSSIEPLQKPAEESEGAAEELSQEEQLKRELDWCIEQLELGLKSQKGTPKQNDEASRALKTLRSSKAPLPKKRQVMRAVTGDYRKKMEEEKSKQFRLIQSEIASAQVKLVSESPKKSVFHRRAEVKTQTSLAEEKLQRTEAHCAELTPQTQEATPVFVLIPSKEEFHFNFL, encoded by the exons atgtgttCGACCTGTTATTACTGGACAGAAC ATATCAAAGCTGAATCGAACAGCTCCACACCTGCTGCATCCGAGAAGCCCCTCTGGACTCGCAGCAATAACGTCTTCAGGTTTAACTTCTTCCCTGACAGTTCTCCAGCAACTTCAGAGAAAACACCTGCATCAGACAGGACTGAGCCAACGAGCCAGATTTCCTTCACCGAACAAAGCTCTGCTTTTGCCTTCAACTTTCAAATCCCTCCTGCAGAAGACATGGACACAACAGACACTCCAAATACTTCTCAAGGTGACCGACAGCGCGTCCCAGAGGAGAAGCCTCCCCTTTCGCAGGAGGTTGAGTCTCCACCTGAACAATCTGAGcaatcaaaaacaaagaagaagaaaaagaagtcaGGGAAGAAAAACCCCTCCAGTATTGAGCCACTGCAGAAGCCAGCTGAGGAGAGTGAAGGTGCTGCAGAGGAGCTG AGTCAAGAAGAGCAGCTGAAAAGGGAGCTGGACTGGTGCATCGAGCAGCTGGAGCTGGGCCTGAAGTCCCAGAAGGGCACACCGAAGCAGA ATGACGAGGCGTCTCGTGCTCTGAAGACTCTGCGCAGCTCCAAAGCTCCTCTGCCCAAGAAGAGGCAGGTGATGAGAGCTGTAACTGGAGATTACAGAAAGAAGATGGAAGAGGAGAAGAGCAAGCAATTCAGACTCATTCAGAGCG AAATCGCATCAGCCCAGGTCAAACTTGTGTCAGAGTCCCCAAAGAAGTCTGTTTTCCACCGGAGAGCTGAAGTCAAAACTCAGACATCACTCGCCGAGGAGAAGCTGCAGCGCACTGAAGCTCACTGTGCAGAGCTGACGCCACAGACTCAAGAGGCGACGCCGGTTTTTGTTCTTATCCCATCGAAGGAGGAGTTTCATTTCAATTTTCTCTGA